The Spirosoma sp. SC4-14 DNA window ATTATAGAAATGGTATAGGAACCATCATTCAGGAAATAGCCTGGAATAGTACATTCGCCCACAATTAATCCTTTCTCATACGATTGCGATCGTGTGCCGACGTTGAAAATACATTCGCCCGTGAGTGAGTTGAGGTGCATAGACAGGTTCAGATTGGCCCGATCCATCATATTCCAGAACTCAAACCGGAACTTCATGGGCGTACGTACATCGATGTGGGTCAGTTCATCCTGATACTCTGGAATCAGCTCAATGCGTTTAATTCGGATGAGGTCGTTACCGGGGGCTTCTTCGGGGGTGTCCCACTGGCGAAGCAACCGGGTTTTCGATACTTTACTCAGGTAAGTGGCAATGACCTGATTGGTTTCGCCCTGTTCGAGCAACTGACCTTTTTCGAAGTACAGCGTTTTATTACAAAGAGCCTGTACGGCTGTCAGATTATGACTGACAAACAGAATAGTACGACCACTGGCTGAGTTGTCGCGCATTTTGCCAAGACTTTTCTTCTGAAACTCGGCATCGCCAACGGCCAGTACTTCGTCGACGATCATAATTTCGGGATTGAGGTGAGCCGAGATCGCAAAACCCAACCGAACATACATACCCGACGAATACCGTTTTACGGGAGTATCCAGAAATTTCTCGACACCGGCAAAATCTACAATTTCGTCGAAACGTTCGCGGATTTCATTTCGGCTCATGCCCAGCAATGACCCGTTGAGGTAAATATTTTCGCGGCCAGTCAGTTCAGGATGAAAGCCCGTTCCAACCTCAAGCAGTGAGGCTACTCGTCCCCGAATACGAACCGACCCCGTTGTTGGCTCAATAATTTTACTCAGAATTTTCAGAAGAGTGGATTTGCCAGCGCCATTATGACCAACAATACCAACTCGATCACCCTGTTCGACCGA harbors:
- a CDS encoding ABC transporter ATP-binding protein codes for the protein MSVITVENISKQYIIDHQKGKGTNTLRDVLSENFRQLFGGKKAQQTNTREEFWALRDVSFSVEQGDRVGIVGHNGAGKSTLLKILSKIIEPTTGSVRIRGRVASLLEVGTGFHPELTGRENIYLNGSLLGMSRNEIRERFDEIVDFAGVEKFLDTPVKRYSSGMYVRLGFAISAHLNPEIMIVDEVLAVGDAEFQKKSLGKMRDNSASGRTILFVSHNLTAVQALCNKTLYFEKGQLLEQGETNQVIATYLSKVSKTRLLRQWDTPEEAPGNDLIRIKRIELIPEYQDELTHIDVRTPMKFRFEFWNMMDRANLNLSMHLNSLTGECIFNVGTRSQSYEKGLIVGECTIPGYFLNDGSYTISIMVVKDTVTPLYVMEEGITFDVEDYREGIAWYGKWPGYVRPQFPFEMGMLEPASIK